ttctagtctggatgaccactcaaagctctttacagtacagttgtacattcacccattcacacacacacattcatacagtgcatctattagcagcactttcttgttctatgaggggcaattcggggctcagcatcttgcccaaggacacttcggcatgcagatggggaagactgggtatcgaactgccgaccttcaggttggaggacgaccgctcttcccctcagccacagccgcccaagAGAAGAACATTTGTCGTGtctcaataaaaaacaaataattcaggaaagaaaatgaatggaggACACAAATAACTGACAATACATTAACTAGAAATACACTTGAGGTGTGGAATGAAATTAAGAGATACTGTGAAATGACGGATGACCTAATAGTAttgagagagacaaagaaagaccCTGAATTTGAACCTAATAAACAAGATACAGCTTTTAATACTTCGGCAAGAAAGGTACTGACCATATTTGGCAATGTTAACAGGAAAATggattgaattaaaaaaatgttttcctctctgcatatgtatatttttcagtttgttttgtacaaatgtatatatataaataaatgtgtatgaTAATATGATATATTACTGGGTGACACATTTATGTATattgttaaaacatttctgtcatCCTAGGTTAAGTGACATGGGTGAGAGGCATGTGGTGACacaatgagaaaatgaaaaacaatttacTGATGTGTAAGCTATACATTTTAAGTTAGATGTGGAGAAACTTCTCCTTTGAATGTTGCTTATGTTATGgcattatttaactttttcatcACTCTCTCAGGAAATACtgtatggatcttgatgtaaagAAGTAACACATTTATGGTGTTGAGattgtacaatttggtgcagatatgAGCTACGCAGTCATGTCTAGGATTCTTCAGCATTGGCAAACTTATGTGCCCTACTGAGTACCAGACTACGTTGCCAACAAGATTGTAAATTGATTGACTTAATTCAAAGAGCTTTAAGGAAATACCAGGTGACTATAGAGTCAAGTGATCTTTGAATAAATAGGGTCCTCCCTAGTGAAGATACAAGGATAGTAGTGCAGATGGACAACATCATCCATCATTCTGCTCATTGTGACTAAAATGGTTATTTCATGCttttatacaaataatacacagaTCTAGCTGCATATCAAGATAGGGATTAtccattttttgtgtgtgtgttaaagtgcAGCTCAAGAGATGAAATGTTTGGGGCAATTAAATGTAGAAGAATATAGTCGAATGGATTCAAATTCCAGATGATGTCTTTATGGAGTTCTGCTATTCCTCACGGCTTAATTAACTGCAGCAAAgttctgtgtgtatgtacatgtaaaGAGATTGAAAGTTGATGTTCGCTTTTCTTTAACCATGTgcataaatgtatatgtgtgtgtgtgtgtgtgtgttaaaatatatatttatatgtgtgtgtgtctggccaTTGGTCTGATGGGGGCCTTCCTCTCACAAGCAATTTAGTAGCTTCCCTTACTGGCAGAGGGATCTTACTaggaaggagaagaaacagTGGAGATAAGGGAGGCAGTATGGGGtggcagagaaaaaacacaggaaattaGTAGGAAACGTTCCTAATTAAGATTTATGACAAACAACCAGGGCTTTTAGCCAATGCTGGTAAAGCCCTCCCCCCTCATCATTGATTAGTTCGATTTCCTGCTGACCCATGAGTACTGTGAGAAAtgcatttacagtatgtgtctATTGTAGTACTTTATAATTCATAACTTCAACgtcaaaatgtaaatatcctcTACCTTAATTGACcacatacacagatacacacacaagtacagtCAACatttctctgctgcatttgacatcTAGGCTCTTCCCTGTTAATACACAGATAAAGTGAAGCGTTTATATtcaggcacatcctcactggttgtaaaataagtctTTCCCAAGGTAGGTATACATTGAGACACAACCAGGTACTCaaatgccttgcagcaacaaTTGAGACAAAGAGGACTgagagggcctcctccacttACCAGgatgtttggaattaaaaagtaatcttgagctcgaaaaggttggtgaccactgtgCTAGAGGTTTcatccagttaatgagggagttttttctctccacatttgccaaagtgcttgctcattgtgggaactttTGGGTTTCTCTATGACTTTTAAGGTCTCAAACTTTTATGTTAAGGGCCTTAAGATAATGTATATGATGATTTAGCGATATACGAATAAAATTGAATTCAATGTGAACGTACCTGTGACAATACAACAACACTGTCAGTTCAAAAGCAATGAGAGAGAATTTACTGACTAGGTAACCAGCTGTTGGTTGACCATTAACCAGCtgtttcaaaattaaaagcaaagaaCAATTGAAGAACTATGGCCTCAATTTTCCAAGGGAAATACAAACTATACCCTAAttgatataattataattataatcgtcattattattttaaaaatgtattaaattatacaatTATCAAGACAGTTTGTCCTGCCTGCTACCTCTGAATATcattgtccaatcagctgcagcgcCAAGCCCTGTTTAATAGACTATGGGGCGATAGAAGCGTCATCAATACCCCCCAATTGCTTGCAGTGAATCCAGctggggatcccctgctgtgttctcacatcgacttctcctggacttctacagactttataccaggaggTCAGGCAGATAGAGTCAGCAGAAACTGCGGAGcatctcactctgacatttgcgctcacacatgcaccttctcCGGAGAAAATCGGAAAAACTtcggagtccagtgcatgtttgaaagcagcctCTATTACCTCTATGTCCTTGCACACCTGGATTTGGTTTATCCCAGCTCATCCCATTCTTACTCACAGGTCCTCTGCAGACCTCATCAGACAAGATTGGGAGCATATTTGAAAAACTTCATGTCCCTTAACCGATGGTCTATGGGGTTAAAGTCTAGGCTTTGGctggactaataaaggatttatCCTAAAGTCACTTCTGCGTTGGCAAACTTTAGGAAGACCCCTAGTCGTTCCCTCACTTTTTTCATCTCAGAATTATTGACTCCACTGTGCTTTTAGAAACATCGGGAATGTATATATACCCTTGCCCTCATCTAATCTGTTGTGAAGTTTGACAAACATTTCCCTGGACTTCATGGCTTGGTTTTTGTGCTCACATGAAATAATAGTACAGAGGTCGATCCAGCCAGTTCACCGCAGGACTTGTAGTTATCTGAACAAATGCAGATCTCatagtctctgtgtgtgtgtgtgtgtgtgtgtgtgtgtgtgtgtgtgtgtgtgtgtgtgtgtgtgtgtgtgtgtgtgtgtgtgtgtgtgtgtgtgtgtgtgtgtgtgaatgcaagtgcatgtgtgtgcgcacagCACTTACTACTTGTAAGTCTCTGAGCGAACATATTCAAAGACATGAGAGACACCCAGCTGGAACTGGTCTGCAATAGGAGTGACCCAGGGATTATTCTCTGCTTTAAACACCTGTTTAGGACCAGTCAAATCCAGATTACctgcaaacagagagagacacagaaataaaaacattagcCGACATAATTAGCCAGTCCCCAGTAGCCAGTGCAGCGTCTACACATACGCACACGGGGTAGGAAAACTTAAGCGGTACTTGGTGATACATGCACAgaatattatttcaaaaatgttaatCACTCAGATCTGCATGTCTGCTATTTATCTGATATCTGAGTTCTTATGTAACGGTTATGTCTCATGAGCACAAACAACACTGCTGGTTTAATGCTAATGATAAAGTGGATCCATAATCTGGCTTTaattcaccacctcacgtctgcatgACCAGTTTACGGTCTCCAAAATTTTTGTACGAGTCAGAGTTAGCATACAATTGTCCATATTCTCCAATCAAGTTTGTTTTGTATATCCAAACTCTTGCATGAGAGGTGGGGTGTGCATCTTTCAGTTCCTGTTTTGTGCATATGCAATGGTTGTAAATGAAGCCTCCTGGTCATGATGTGATCTTGTGTTGGCCTTCTCGCCACGCCATGGCAACTCAATCTGACACTGTATGTCGATCTCACTGCACAAATCAGCagatgagggaagagaggaaattaaataaagcaTGCGGCAAGGGCGTGACTCCgctgctcacttctctctctccctcttactGTCTCACAGACTCAGGTGACGTCTTTGACCCGCCAGAGtttaaacattgatttgtttgaatgacgccacaatattaacactgatcatcacataatgatcaatacttttcttaaatgggtcaaatcttttaccacactccactcgctctcttccacacacacacacacacacacacacacacacacacacacacacacacacacacacacacacacacacacacacacacacacacacacacacacacacacacacacacacacacacagtcttcagactgggtaaaaacaacatgatttgTAAACTAAGTCAATGtatggagagctggaggagatgacaGGATGCAGTGCGCAGcgcgaatgatagagacacagagaatagcagtaaattactgacagagccagtaaaaactgttaaaaataacaattttacagacccaaaatgaacactgtaagtggacttagTGGTGCTGTGCATGGCTGCCTGGGTGTCTCCCCGGCCTTGGTGGCGCTGTTGCAGGGCTATGCACCCCTTGATTCGGGCATTTTGTGGTACCTGGGTCTGTGTCCTGGCGCAGGTGAGCTGTGCATGGCTGTCTGGGTGTCTTATTAGTATTATTCTTCTTATTAGGCTTGTTTTTATCAaaaaatgttgtattatttgttGTAGTGTTGTGTTAAATAGATGTATTTGCTGgtagttgttttattttattttaatttattttaatagctAGCAAGCACAGCTACCTTCAAAATTGAGCATTTGACAGTTTGCCAACGTTTATCAACGCTCACTCAGTATAAAGTTAACATACCAGGTTAGATAGAGCTACACTTTACTTATAGTAGTCATAGGCAGCCACCATACAAGATTTTTGATTGGTATGCCTATTCCAAAACTTGCTACCAGCAACAATTCCATGTCAGCTGCTATAGGTGGAACTCCTCCCAGGCTTTGGGACACATTGTCTTCAGACACCTCAGACAAAATCTTTTGGACAGCCTCCTGATTTTCAACTAAGCATTGTGTAGTATCATAGTGACTTTTAAGTGAGCGGGTGTTACATTAggctatgttttttttacatcatcaatcaatctaattttatttgtatagcccatgtgtgacatcctctgcccttaaccctcaacaagagtaaggaaaaactacaaaaaaaaaccttttaacagggtaaaaagaaggtagaaacctcagagagagccacatgtgagggatccctctcccaggacggacagaagtgcaatagatgccacgtgtaatggagaacaaCAGAAAGATAagagtatttgcagcattggttagaataaacagtttgtagcataatggaaggtcaatgaattgatggattattaaGACTGGCTGGATGTGCAGCAAATCTGGGGGTGGTGTTTGGTTGCTTGGTTCATGGGGCTGAAATAGGTGATGGACACTTTGTTCTCACCTGCTATATAAATTGTCTAAGAGATCATTAAACGTGTATGGATGGCTGGGAAAAGTATTGCATTTACTCCCTCTTATAACATGGCCCTTTATAGTCTGTATGGTCTGTTcttattttctgcatttctgAGGACAGCAGGGTGTCGTGCAATTGGTAGAGTTACTCTCTTTCCTGCCATATTTCTTCTTTGGTGGTCTCCTACCACCCATTGTGATTGTGATCAATAAGCCTGGTTACCAGTAGATAAGAGTGCATGGTCTTCTGTACATGGCAGCTCCTCGTCATCATCCATGTTGTGGCTTTGTAGGTGTGGTGCTGTATGTGGTGGCAGCAAATGTCTCATCTGGCCTGTGTCAAAGATGTAATGGTTGTCCATATGTGTGGGGATCGATGTCTGGTTGAATGCACAATGGTGTCTTCATTGCCATAACAATTGTAAATTTTAGTCTTCAGTAAGTGTGAAGCCATCTtgaaagacaatgaaaaaaatctgggtAGCATTTGGAAGCTAATCACTGTGACAATAAACTAGTTACAATAAACTAGTTTAATTAAGGTACAATTCATTCACAATAACACCGGCTAGCTAAGGGTATTTGCGCCGGGTATTTGTGGccttgattagaataaacagtttgtagcataatggaaggtaaatgaattgatggattattgatattgatatcATAGGCATAATTATATAAGATATCAGGGGGAAATTTTGAATTTTGACTGTACTCCACATCCACATACTGATACTATAGCAGTCGGACCtacatatgcatgtgtgcatgcacatactgtatgtgtgtgtgtgtgtgtgctcatgtgttgCCAGTACCAAGTTCAGGGGGAAGGACGGTGAGTCTGTTGCCCTGGATGTGAAGCTCTTTGAGTTGGGCCAACTCCCCAATCTCCTTAGGCAATGAGGTCAGATCATTATCCCTCAGACTCAGctggaaaaaggaaagaaaaatagaagcagaaaacaacacacgGAAAATTAATCATCATCACGCATCATGAATTTGTTAAAGGcacatacagtaaaaacacattctgaCTCAATTTACGTACTGAGTTACTTTTTAACTCATGATAAAATCTAAATCCATTGATTTTTCCTGTTATCTTGCaagtatattttctttctctattttcttGTAGTTTAATCTTAAATTACTGACAATTCACTTTCAGTTGCAATGATGAGAGCAAACAAATTTAGTAGAGTCCAAACATGGTTTTCCTTGATATCCTCACAACAACTCTGGCTCTTGAAAAACTCAACATGAGAATTATAACCATATAATTACAAAAATCCGTTAAAAATACAATGTGTGTTGGAGTGATAGGTAAGGTGTGAGACAACAGGGCCAGGAGGGACAGAAATAATCAATGTGCTGAACAAAACTCCAACATATTTGAAATGGTAATATAATTGAAGATCAATTTGTAGTGGTCAGTGCAAATCTCTTAGGCCACAAATATATCAATGTATGTGAAACACAGACAAGTGTAAAAAATACTTGAAACTTTAGTGGGTCATATGACGTTAGCTGAGTGGAGTGTTCTTCAATATGGCCCAAAACCCATTTGTGTTCAAATTAATAGAATGTGGCTACATGCGTCCTCGACCACCGGCATCCTGGGTTCACATGCGTTCTTGGAggtgtccacttgtgatcagatcaccgGAGATGAATGTTAATATTGGGTATGAATAGGGCTCCTCAgtcaagaaaacacaaaatctcaatctgttaataaacacatttttattattcgTAGGTCTGGATGATCTAAACATTTATGAATTGGAAGGCTATTTGTTTTGTTGGGATCATCATTCCTTTAGTGTTGGATACAATTCAATCTAAAAACTAGAAATTGCGCACCGCGGATGTATGCCTtggccaaccagtgcagtttctgtctccgtaaatgtttttttccccagatcGTTCCTGTGGTAGTGACCTTGACCTATTACCAaaaaattctaatcaggtcatccttgagtccaagtgaatgtttgtggcAAATGTGCTGAAATTCACTCTGGGCATTCCTGGTTTATCGTGTTCACAAAAGCGGGAGGTCACATGACCTTGACCTGTTGGCTCCAGTCTTGAACTACTCAGGTCAAAGTCTTTCATGTAGTTGTGGACCAAGTAGGGTCACTCTGACAAcatcataaattaaaaaattaaaaaaattcagcTACAGGCTACAGGTCGCCACACGAGTAGCACCGTGACTAGAAAGCCCCATTATCAACCATTGTTGATGATGAAAATTTACCTCACCTAATTACACATAACTCATTGATTCAAATGTGAAGCGTAAATGGAAAAAGTTGCCTCAAAGCTTAGTTTCTAATTAAATTCTATTATATGAGTGTTTGACAGAGCCTGCTTGCTCATTTGAATAAAGACCAAAATTGAGATTAACAACTCTTTTGTCTAGTGATATTAACAGGGTTTATCTTATCTCTTTACAAAATAGCATCAGATGTCCAACATCTAACAACAGGATCACTATAGTATGCATAGACTGTCGGAGCAATGGATTGTGACCTTGCTGTTGAGTTCCACCCTTTTGTATTCTGTCAACAATAACTTACTATTTGCAACTTTGTCAGCTTCCCGATGTCAGCAGGCAGGACCTCAAAGTCGTTGTCACTCAGATAGAGAGCACGAAGAGtggctgaaaaacaaatatttctgttAGAGCAATACCACCAGTCAAACCCAATTAATGACAGTGCCGGGTTTGATGGGCGCGTTTGTCAATGTGCAGTGGAAAAAAAGAGTCAGCCTTCTCTGTGTGGAAAAAAGTATTTCACAAAGAAGTAACAAAGTTGTCTCTTTTAACTGTTACAACATACATCTAAAAAGCTGCTTCTGTTGTAGAGCTCTATTGATCTTTCAATCTAAAATCCATAATACACAGACCAATGTCGACTCTGGCAAGGCCCCTCTTCCTCATGCTCAAAGTAAAACCCAATCCATTAAAGTCTGTTAACCAGATGCTATATAGTCTATTTAGTCTGTATTGTTGCCGGTTGTGATGGCAGCACTTGCTGCCACACAGGGACTTTATATGTGGGTAACCCTCCTGCACTCATTTTAGTTATAGTTTACATATATTTGTTTACTAATTTAGTTTACCTTTTGAccttatttattttacattcagatTAGTTGACAGAACATTGCTTCCTGTTTGTAGTGTGCACAATTAGTtatcttatatacagtcatacTTTAGATGTATCATTAAGATTACCTTAAGCTCTAATTTTCCTCAGATACCAGCTTTTTATATACACTCTATTGTTACCAGTGAGGGTggtgctgctggctgctgcagtTGGAGGGACATCTCATCATGCTGAAGCAAAAGGATGCACTCACTGAAGCAGGGCATTAAATACAGGAAGTGGATAGTAGGACTGTACCATCCATGTGCTTGCCACATTATAGGCGAGGTTGATTTGGGTTTATAATGTaggatttgtttatttctttagaaTATATTAGTTTGCTGTGACTTGGCTTTGGTTCATTGGTTTAATGTTTATGCCGACTTCACTGTTCTTTTGTAGTTTAGCTATTAGTGTTTCTCTTTGCCTTagcctcttttgttttttagatgGCCTAATCAGTCATTATATATGTTCCCATTTGTTTGCAGTTGGTTAGGTCTGTTTTGACTTTGTTCAGGTCAGATGAGTTTGTTCAGTTATGTTTGGTTGAAATTTACAAAGTTAAGTTCTGTTCCGTTGATCTCTTATGGGCCTATaacttttgttcatttttagggaaataataaatatgtttgtcaTCTTACTGTGTTAGAAAACTTAagtttgtgcagtttggttCAGTGGGTATCCTTGTAACCAGCGAGAAGCTTGATATAGTGACAGGATGGATCAGTGTTATGTTATCCATAACTCCGAATCGAGTGCAGACCACTTTTTCATTATTGCCAATGTGTGGACATGTGGTGTGGCGGAATAAAGACCACAATACAAATTTGAATTTTACCAGAATTTCCATCAGTGGGATCCCTTTTAATCTGTACTCTGGTAATATGATTGGTCATGTTGCAAAAGCAGTttatgctgttttaaaaaacagttgttACTACCTAGATGTAACTTCAGTTCTGTATACGTTTAGCACCATAGATATAATTCATATATTTGAGCGCACTGACTTTGTACATATCTGTATTTAATTCAATCATGCACTGAACCCTGGCTCCaaactttctccagagtttcttcAGCCAGTACAAACTCCAGATgcgcccatgtgagaaaacaacaggagcTCCTATGGAGGATACACCACCAGCGAGTGGGTCGATtatgtttctaacacacgacagatgaaaaatgaaaaaaaaaaaaactatatctcaggatgaaaaagaggtgctaTACACGTAGAAAACACTGAATGGTATTTCAAGAGAACTTTGGGTGATAACGACTGGCGCTGTGTACTTACTGAGATAGAAGAAGTTTCCAGGTAGTGAGCTCTGGTTCAGGTTGTTGTAGGTAAGGTCCAACACTTCCAGAGCTGGCAGTGAACCAAATCCTCTCGGCAAACCGCTGAGACGGTTCatgctgtaacacacacatgccaaaCATTAATTTCATACACAAACCAACCACAATAAAGTTGCCttttattttaaccatttgCTTCTCAACTATTAACCTGAGGGCCATTAGATGACTGAACGTATAATTGAAGCTGGTTCACTTAAACCACAATGACAACTTTTGCTGCAACTCTAACCTGCTGCAAAGCAGGTTAAATTTAATGTTCGGATCAAAACCGGTCAATGGCCAATCagattagagaaaaaaaagtaattattcaATAGGATTCTGACaggaacaaaacattttatcgTAAAGTAACAGGAATTGAGAAAGATATTTTTATGAATAAGTGGAATTGTTTTGCTATTCAAGGCTTTTTATGCATTTACTGGttttaaaacagctttaattaaATAGAGGGAGAGATTATAACACTGAATAAAGTGTGGAAGGTAAACTCAAGGCTTACTGAGACAGTTGAGAATCTGCTTCATAGTACAGGTTCTCTATGATGGCCTGAACACAGACATCACTCCATCGATACACTCACTAAATCGAAATCATCATATGTCATTTAATCTGTGATAATAAATGACCGAGatatattatgttattaatGAATAAAGATAATTGTCAACAGTCTTTGTATCATTGCATTTGATATCATATTCACCACCACACTCGGAGTAAAGTCCAATTCATTCTTCTGTATCGAAGCTACACCGTAGGTACGCACGTACACACAGGGCCAATGCCATTGTGAGGattcatagttgtgcgtaggtgtTTGTGAGTCGCGCTATAATTACACCGCCGAAACCCTAGTGGCAGTAGAATTTCTATT
This portion of the Hippoglossus stenolepis isolate QCI-W04-F060 chromosome 19, HSTE1.2, whole genome shotgun sequence genome encodes:
- the rsu1 gene encoding ras suppressor protein 1, producing the protein MSKSLKKIVEESRDKNIPEVEMCDRGISSMLDIPGLFTLSNITQLVLSHNKLAAVPANISELKNLEVLNMFNNQIEELPTQISSLQKLKHLNLGMNRLSGLPRGFGSLPALEVLDLTYNNLNQSSLPGNFFYLTTLRALYLSDNDFEVLPADIGKLTKLQILSLRDNDLTSLPKEIGELAQLKELHIQGNRLTVLPPELGNLDLTGPKQVFKAENNPWVTPIADQFQLGVSHVFEYVRSETYKYLYGRHMQANPEPPKKSNDKSKKISRKPLAAKNK